The sequence CCCCAATttcaaattccaattttttttcaaaagctgctgcaatgcatttaaataaacgcaaataaatgtgattgatggaaataactaaatctatctccctaaagtgcgattttgacctctcttttttcctttgttgttactcttatttgttttataatatgtacacgagaaaggcaccatcgcccctaggtggattattctagGTTTTTTCGTATCGGTAGCTGTGTTCGGCTatcaattcgcgaagtcgaagcaaattctgctcttccctcctatgagaaatcccattgctatctgtcagagtttgattgaaacatggccgccatctcctcctctctgttgctctactgtaaaaacccataaagaactgtcattgtttgtgtgaaaatttttgcttcgacttcgcgaatttgGTTGTTGTATttcgtaccggtgacgtttgacgaTTTACTAAAGAGCAGCGTTATcaccgcgctaccaaatttgcgcttctatagcagcgcgtttagtagcgaccggtaaagttaCAAatccaataccaaattttcaaaacgacttatctgcttttgttaacacagattcaaacgtcgatttgacgaatctgatatcactcccacgcaaaccaacgccatcaacaggtagcagaaATCTTCAATTacgtattgatggtgttggtttgtgttATTtggagcatcattactgggcgcgagtattttgacTACTCCTTTTTCGCATTggggtcactattttcggttatctttttggtggctgcattcccTACCGCTGTTatcgcgctatcaaatttggtCACCCGACTcatcatggcccagagaatcgtccatgattTGACTCGCGATTTGTATCATTGCGTGTTCTTCttcgttaaattcatcggaataactttctttgcttGAAACAATGGATAACAACtccatacgtaaacataaaaGACGTTTCGATTGAGTAATGACACTTTTTAGAgctaaatcatttttcggcgaatgagcgaaacgatgcgattctgcgagaaaaactcatgcgcgatgctctccaTGCAGAATCGCAAACGAGTCAGCTCGCGCATGAGGTTTCGGTtagtgagatttgagcatgattctaccaacactggtaatgatactgcgctgccaaacggcttaggatgaagccagagtaaacgcgatgGCGCGATgtgacgcgacgcgacagtgcgatttgacagttcattgataatgagtcgcgtcgcatcgcacgtcgcgtttactctggtgGGCACCTTACTCACCATAGGTGATCTTgctcttagggtctgtctcatttggagaattaaacttaaaagtgacagttcgaaaattaaaaaatcaccccgttataagaatggctggtgctacccagcaattccaataggacatcgatggaaaatgattcgatatctgtcaaaagtaatcttgctctgcgagcagggttatttgataattattgaaatgtcacttttaagtttaatttcagtttaattatccaattgagacagacccttagtagTGATACTGCGTTGGCAAACGACTAATATTTGCTCCCGATGATCTTGCTCTTATTACAAAATTATACTATAAAGGGTACTTCGGTTTTCTGGGCAGATATCTCAAAACAATAACTTAGTCTAGCGTGCTGAAGTAggaaaaatgcaaaactagcATATCTATTGGTAAAAGAGAGCGAAGCCAAatagagcctctcttttgcacatacgacatattctcaaagcaatctagaaataAAGTCAAACACAGATAGTTTTGTCACCGACGAAGTTTTGTGTTCAGTATTTTGTTTCCCATGTCCgcctttttcaaccaaatgtcctcctttttgctACGATTTGTatgaattgtcctcctttggaagaATGTCATATGGTCTCCGTATATGGTTTTGCGTAGTGTTTTATGGtgtaagagtgaaatcaggagtgattcagtttgattccaaattttcgaccactattctagtttgaatctgaagccaaatagaacaaactcgctggtttccccagcagtgttctattcatgtttttcaaattttgaattaaatgaaatcatcatgttggcgccaagaaaggcgccgtccCGAATAGAAATGAACCATTCATCAAATCGGTAATAttattcagtttctattcatggaATGATAATTCTTCAAGTAATAGCGCTTTTATGATTCTATGATACAGATGAAAAATGTCAAACtattcataattaaatttcgATCATACGCCAAACGATTATTATTCATAGAATCATTGAATGCATGATAAAGTGATTGTAACCTCAATGAGACATAAAtttttttgttcgcaaaaaaggtaatttttgaaTGGTAACGATACTTAACGACCCGTTCAGTGTATCatccaaattccaaaaattgtagAGGCTATCGTCAAAATTATTCATGGTACAATTAGTGTATAATTTAATACGATACCATTAATAATCTTatcataaaatgtataaaatgtttgatatttttctatgcggcgtaattgcaaagtggattgatccgtagataaaatgacgcattcatacaccaacacaattggaaaatatttgaatctcgtgattcaatcgtggttcaaatctgcagaaaatagaacggagcgttataccagttttatttttttgacatttgactggtataaaaaatgaatctagaacagctgctgggaaaattaatgtttcagattcatatacAAACTGACAGctccgaacgatttgaatcactgctgattttaccctaagggtgaaatcaggagtgattcagtttcattctaaattttcgaccactattctagtttgaatctggagcaaaatagaacaaactcgctggttttcccagcagtgttctattcatgttttttaaattttcaattaattgaaatcattatgttactgccaagaaaggcgcaggaattgcaaaatggattgatccgtagataaaatgacgcatccatacaccaaaacaattgaaaaatatttgaatctcgtgattcaatcgtggttcaaatctgcagaaaatagaacggagcgttataccagttttatttttttgacagttgactggtataaaaactgaatctagaacagctgctgggaaaatgaatgtttcagattcatattcaaactgacagccccgaaagatttgaatcactgctgattttactctaagatctaccaaaccaaGTTCTACCTTCAAGTTAATTatctcaaaaaatcattttagaaaaacattttattttaacatTACATCTCGCTTAAACTTAGTGCATTGGTAATCTAAAATTTCTGAAGCTGTACAAAATTCAGTTCATTATGGTAGTCCATGAAGCTTGTACTCCGTATATAGGTTATGAGTTCTGTCGTATATTCCACGACCTACGTGCAGCATTTCCGGTAGCAGCTTGAGCGTTGCATTGACATCGCCGCACATTTTTTCTAGGAACTCGTTTCGGCTAGGTAGTGAATACATGGCCATGATAGCACCTTTTCGAATAACCCAGGGATGAAATTCAGCTAAAGTATCATTGTATGACTGTTGACAGATATCGCTAGTTTTGGCGTTTGCGTCTTCTAACCCTGATAACTGATTGAGAAACACATAGATGAAATCTGgtgaaaaaacaaaacatcaaaaatGAAATCCGTTGCTCATTCATGCAAGTGCATATTTGAAGATAATATGAgcgctgaaattttgatgaatatTAAACATAAATGAAGAGACGCTTATCACGAATCAATCTCGAATAAGATATAGTATATTGTAATTACAATATAAGTATAATTACTATTTACGTTATATACTTACTCAACCCTCTGTGAAGCCGTTGCATAGTCCGACAACCTGATACATATCCTTTCTTATTCACCAAGCCGTTATTCGTTTCGTAATCCATCATCTTTCTAACGGTTTCGAACTGCACACCGTGCATCTGGTCCTGGCGTAAACTTTCAAGTATTCTTATCTTCTCTTTGATTTCATTGCAAATAAATCCAAAGACAGTTCCCATCATCGATAAAAATCTATCGCAAGTCAGAAAAAagttaaattaataaattattagtTCCGTTTGATAGAATTTACTAATGAACGGATTTTGACTAATAGTAAGGTATCTAACATAGAAGTCTAGTCAAATATGAGACACAGTAGACGGCGTTACTATTGAGGTCCAAATACGTGTCAGTGAAGCTACATTCGTTATCCGTTACACTCACTTATTAAGTTCACGAAATGCCTCCAAATATGGATCAATCAAAACATCATCATCTTCAGAAGCACATTGCTCAAAATAAGTTTGCACTTTTTGAAGGTTAAATTTTTCCTCCGGCATAACTTGTCTTTAACAATAATAACTAAGTGATAGAAAACACAACTGGTATGAAGAGCTTGTCCACGGTAACTGTGCAGATCAAACTGATAAACTACCCGATGTGATTCAGAAACATTCGCCAAGCCGTGTGCGTTGATAAGATCCAAACTTTCAACCGATAAGCAAACGGCGGTGAGCAGTTTCATTCCGGTATCTGATTCCGCTGATATGAAAGCATAGAGTCATGATTGCACATGCTGCTAGGGTTGCCTTAAATGATGGAAAATGTTTGCTTTTATAAAGAATTCCACGTTCGGTTTTTGGAATCTTACAGATTTGTTTGAAATACATGGAAACATATGGTTCACAAGGGGTTAGGGTGTTACAAGAGTTTGCAACTTTTATAAGCAAGGATTTATgcacaaataacgtaacgcttGAGGGGAAGGTAGGGGGCTGAGTAATTGTTACCTATTGTAACAtagggtgtcaggccattaggccgaacggtcattaggccgaatggccattaggccgaattagcaaaaagaaacaaaaagtgaaaaatgagaagttctttcttcaccttaccccttctcccttcttgcatcttccttcatctatctatcttcttccttcttccttcttcattcttcctcctcccttcttccttcttcctttttcctccttccttcttcattgttccttcttctttcttccttcttccttctttctccttccctcatctttcttccttctttcttcttcctttttccttcttcctttttccatcttcctcctcccttcttacttctttcttcttccatcttccttcttccttcttccttcttccatcttccatctcccttcatccccagttctcattcggcctaatggccatttggcctaatgacctttcggcctaatgaccattcggcctaatgacccagcatcgtaacatagggggagggggagttAAATCGTTgcgtaacaaaataaaaaaatctaaatcagtTACGCAATTTGCATTAATACAATGTCCCTAAAATGAAGATAAAACAACAATAGTTTTTgtgattcattcatttatttaatttacatctaaacagataacactgaatcaacaatttgacgccacaatacacagttcgaggccgcatctctccatcctcgaatgcgccccacgctcgccaagtcgttttgcacgtGGTCTGCCCACCTGGCTcgttgcgctccacgccgtctcgtacctgccggatcggaagcgaacaccatctttgcagcgttgctgtccggcattcttgcaacatgccctgcccatcatacccttccggctttagctaccttctagatactgggttcgcgtagagctgggtgagctcgtggttcattcttcgccgccacacaccgtcatcttgcacactgccaaagatggtcctaagcacctgactctcaaatactccgagtgcttgcaagtcctcctcgagcattgtccatgtttcatgtccgtagaggacaaccggtcttattattagcgtcttgtacatgacacatttggtgcagtggcgaatcttttttgaccgcagtttcttccaTAAATTATGAGTAacacggctacgcagtctcatctaattgaaacgagttttatttatcgtccgacgtttcgacacgggattagCGTCTTCTTCAGAGAAAGctaaaatttaattatatactAATTGTTCAGTTATTGATGTGTTTGATTCGACTTACAGAAATTTGTTCGTTTTTTGTCTTATGTTTTGTCTAACTATAACTGTCTGGTTTAGCTGGTGTCGATACATCACGTTTGTTTGATCTATCAATTAACTAATTTTAACAAAAATCTTTCTTACGTTTCGGAATCACTT comes from Armigeres subalbatus isolate Guangzhou_Male chromosome 2, GZ_Asu_2, whole genome shotgun sequence and encodes:
- the LOC134214573 gene encoding ceramide-1-phosphate transfer protein-like, producing the protein MPEEKFNLQKVQTYFEQCASEDDDVLIDPYLEAFRELNKFLSMMGTVFGFICNEIKEKIRILESLRQDQMHGVQFETVRKMMDYETNNGLVNKKGYVSGCRTMQRLHRGLNFIYVFLNQLSGLEDANAKTSDICQQSYNDTLAEFHPWVIRKGAIMAMYSLPSRNEFLEKMCGDVNATLKLLPEMLHVGRGIYDRTHNLYTEYKLHGLP